Proteins encoded by one window of Cylindrospermum stagnale PCC 7417:
- a CDS encoding PilN domain-containing protein: protein MYSLDINFLKDRPAYHKTSDKKPGKSVQIGDLRPVYLGLGIGLCFPALVACSWLFLQAKSSELERQTAALEQENQKLDKQIADINKIRGEAIAIKGETQALVTVFDQIRPWSAMLQDLRDRIPVPVRIENIKQIPPVVPVKGEAPTNIAGGLEINGFASSFNDVNDFLLSLEQSKFLNSSDSRIIAAELVDAPLPAGSGGSSVPIKPPKIVKYTIQSSLSEIPASQLLQELEKKGTVGLVARIRSMQQTGVISK from the coding sequence ATGTACAGTCTGGATATTAACTTTCTTAAAGACCGCCCAGCTTATCATAAAACCTCTGACAAAAAGCCGGGAAAATCGGTTCAAATTGGCGATTTAAGGCCTGTTTATCTGGGACTTGGCATAGGTTTGTGTTTCCCGGCTTTGGTGGCGTGTAGTTGGTTATTTTTGCAAGCGAAAAGTAGCGAGTTAGAGCGGCAAACAGCAGCGCTAGAACAGGAAAACCAGAAGTTAGACAAACAAATAGCAGACATTAACAAAATCCGGGGTGAGGCGATCGCCATTAAAGGAGAAACTCAAGCTTTAGTCACTGTGTTCGATCAGATTCGTCCTTGGTCGGCAATGTTGCAAGATTTGCGCGATCGCATACCAGTTCCGGTACGAATTGAGAATATCAAACAAATACCACCCGTTGTCCCAGTTAAGGGAGAAGCACCGACCAATATCGCTGGGGGGTTAGAAATTAACGGGTTTGCTAGCTCATTTAATGATGTCAACGATTTCTTGCTAAGTCTGGAACAATCTAAATTCTTGAATTCCTCAGACAGCAGAATTATTGCAGCAGAGTTAGTAGATGCTCCATTACCAGCGGGTTCTGGTGGAAGTTCTGTGCCAATTAAACCACCCAAAATAGTGAAATACACTATCCAATCAAGTCTGAGCGAGATTCCAGCGTCTCAGCTACTTCAGGAATTGGAGAAAAAAGGCACAGTGGGACTAGTGGCTCGGATTCGTAGTATGCAACAAACAGGAGTCATTTCAAAATGA
- the pilM gene encoding type IV pilus assembly protein PilM: MDKTVVKSFNLNSLFRNSNKGVGIELAPERVNIVQLRKQRQGVKLESLTSVAVPEGIVTDGQIANPPAMAELIQQALAESKIKVSRVATCVPGRDSIVRLIPVPAELDDRELREMVLNHEAALYLPYPREEADVDYQKLGYFVDEDGIEKVRVLLVATRKEVTDTYISTFEQAGLQIDVLEINSFALIRTIRDQLRLFGPQEAAVLVDIEFDSTEIAIIINGVPQFSRTVPIGTYQLQTALSRAMNLPTSRDMEMLQGMTIPSNPIDGGKTGVTGINPGMAAMLRVLGELSDELRRSIDFYLNQSENLEVAQILLAGPGGGLQQLDEFFTQRLSLPTTQIDPIGSLSLEVDAEKYPLAQRPGLGIVLGLGMREV, from the coding sequence GTGGACAAAACTGTGGTCAAAAGCTTCAACCTCAATAGTCTATTTCGTAATTCTAATAAAGGGGTTGGCATTGAACTTGCGCCAGAACGAGTGAATATAGTTCAACTACGCAAGCAACGCCAAGGTGTGAAATTAGAGTCTTTGACATCGGTAGCTGTTCCCGAAGGTATAGTTACCGATGGTCAAATTGCCAACCCTCCAGCAATGGCGGAACTAATCCAGCAGGCCCTAGCTGAAAGTAAAATCAAGGTATCTCGTGTGGCTACTTGTGTACCAGGACGAGATTCCATTGTGCGTCTGATACCCGTGCCAGCAGAGTTAGATGATAGAGAATTACGGGAGATGGTGTTAAATCACGAAGCTGCTTTGTATTTACCCTATCCCCGTGAAGAAGCTGATGTGGATTATCAGAAACTTGGGTACTTTGTAGATGAGGATGGCATTGAAAAAGTACGTGTGCTGTTGGTTGCTACTCGCAAGGAGGTGACGGATACCTACATTAGTACATTTGAGCAGGCAGGATTACAAATTGATGTTTTAGAGATTAACAGTTTTGCTTTAATTAGGACTATTCGTGATCAGCTGCGGCTATTCGGACCGCAAGAAGCTGCGGTACTAGTTGACATTGAGTTCGACAGCACAGAAATTGCCATCATCATTAATGGAGTGCCGCAATTTTCGCGCACGGTGCCAATCGGCACTTATCAACTGCAAACTGCTTTATCAAGGGCAATGAATTTACCCACTTCACGAGATATGGAAATGTTGCAGGGAATGACTATTCCCTCAAATCCCATAGATGGTGGGAAAACTGGTGTCACCGGCATTAATCCTGGTATGGCAGCGATGTTGAGAGTGTTGGGAGAACTATCAGATGAATTGAGGCGTTCCATCGATTTTTACCTTAATCAAAGTGAAAATTTGGAAGTAGCGCAGATTCTACTGGCTGGACCGGGGGGCGGACTCCAACAGTTAGATGAGTTCTTTACTCAACGATTGAGTTTGCCAACTACCCAAATAGATCCCATAGGGTCTTTGTCTTTGGAAGTTGATGCGGAAAAATATCCCCTAGCACAACGCCCTGGGTTGGGGATAGTACTTGGTCTAGGAATGCGGGAGGTGTGA
- a CDS encoding ABC transporter substrate-binding protein — MIKMPKFKQLTVFVLLGLFTSWIVSCSTGNVGTGAKQASEAATIEFWTMQLQPQFTNYFQSLITKFESQNPSIKINWVDVPWAAMENKILTAVSAKTPPDVVNLNPDFASQLAGRNAWLDLDAKVSKVVRSSYLPNIWKASTLNGKSFGIPWYLTTRLTIYNTDLLKQAGISKPPATYAELAKVAQQIKDQTKKYAFFVTFVPQDSGEVLESFVQMGVTLVDTEGKAAFNSPQGKAAFQYWVDLYKKGLLPKESLTQGHRHAIDLYQAGETALLASGPEFLKTIANNAPKIAQASAIAPQLTGDTGKKNVAVMNIVIPRDTKKPDAAVKFALFVTNDENQLAFAKAANVLPSTIKALGDSYFKDVAANATTVEKARVTSAKQLQQAEILTPTLKDSKKLQKSIYENLQAAMLGEKTVDKAVEDAAQQWNNR, encoded by the coding sequence ATGATTAAAATGCCAAAATTTAAACAGCTAACTGTTTTTGTACTGCTCGGCTTATTCACCAGTTGGATTGTAAGTTGCAGCACAGGTAACGTTGGCACAGGTGCAAAACAAGCTTCAGAAGCGGCAACTATTGAGTTTTGGACGATGCAACTCCAACCCCAGTTTACCAATTACTTCCAAAGCTTAATCACGAAGTTTGAATCGCAAAACCCCAGTATCAAGATTAACTGGGTGGATGTACCTTGGGCTGCTATGGAGAACAAAATTTTAACAGCTGTCTCAGCAAAAACGCCACCTGATGTTGTGAACCTCAACCCAGATTTCGCTTCCCAACTGGCAGGACGAAATGCCTGGTTAGATTTGGATGCGAAAGTCTCTAAGGTCGTACGCTCCTCCTATCTGCCAAATATCTGGAAAGCAAGTACGCTCAATGGCAAGAGTTTTGGGATTCCCTGGTATCTCACCACGCGGTTAACTATTTATAACACCGATTTATTAAAACAGGCAGGTATCAGCAAACCGCCTGCTACTTACGCAGAATTAGCCAAAGTCGCACAACAAATTAAAGATCAGACTAAGAAATATGCGTTTTTTGTGACTTTTGTACCGCAAGATTCCGGTGAAGTGCTGGAATCCTTTGTGCAGATGGGAGTTACCCTAGTAGATACCGAGGGTAAAGCGGCGTTTAACTCCCCACAAGGCAAAGCAGCATTTCAATATTGGGTAGATTTGTATAAAAAAGGTTTGCTTCCTAAAGAATCTTTGACGCAGGGACACCGTCATGCAATTGATTTATACCAAGCTGGAGAGACAGCGTTGTTAGCTTCTGGTCCAGAGTTTCTCAAGACGATCGCCAATAATGCCCCGAAAATCGCTCAAGCTTCAGCTATAGCTCCCCAACTCACAGGTGATACAGGCAAGAAAAATGTCGCCGTGATGAATATAGTCATTCCCCGCGACACCAAAAAACCTGACGCTGCAGTCAAATTTGCCCTATTTGTCACTAATGACGAAAACCAACTAGCTTTTGCCAAAGCTGCGAACGTCTTACCATCAACAATCAAAGCACTGGGTGACAGCTACTTTAAAGATGTGGCAGCTAATGCTACAACAGTGGAAAAGGCAAGAGTTACCAGTGCCAAACAACTACAACAGGCAGAGATATTAACCCCTACACTCAAGGATTCCAAAAAACTGCAAAAGTCAATTTACGAGAACTTGCAAGCCGCTATGCTGGGTGAGAAGACAGTAGATAAAGCCGTAGAAGATGCAGCGCAACAGTGGAATAATCGGTAA
- a CDS encoding bifunctional folylpolyglutamate synthase/dihydrofolate synthase, translating to MHIDSLLKPFQHFGVHLGLARIVKLLANLGNPHHQVPVIHVAGTNGKGSVCAYLSSVLTEAGYRTGRYTSPHLVDWTERICLNEQPISSEAFSQLILQVQGAIDHNQESPTQFEVITAAAWLYFAQQQVDVAVVEVGLGGRLDATNVCSQPLVTIITNISREHWQQLGPTVADIAREKAGILKPGCPAVVGPLSPDADRVVESRIVELQCPIFTPQPARQIATGWAEYETIQNSNTLKYPLPLQGQIQLTNSVLALAALEILQEKGWQISEAAIINGMAKTKWPGRMQWVTWKNHKLLIDGAHNPAAAEVLRDYVDSLTPPPTPESQQGEQTTQDSVTWVMGMLSTKEHQDIFQALLCPGDKLYLVPVPDSSSAYPGELAKLAADVCPELSFCSTYPDLTSALDAAFTPTDNLVVLCGSLYLIGHFFGMGNR from the coding sequence GTGCATATAGATTCTTTACTCAAACCCTTTCAACACTTTGGTGTCCATCTGGGACTCGCGCGCATTGTCAAATTATTGGCAAATCTCGGCAACCCCCATCACCAAGTCCCAGTCATTCATGTTGCTGGCACTAATGGCAAAGGTTCTGTCTGTGCCTATCTCTCCTCTGTACTCACCGAGGCTGGTTATCGCACAGGACGCTACACTTCCCCCCATTTAGTCGATTGGACAGAACGCATCTGCCTCAACGAACAGCCAATTTCTTCCGAGGCATTTTCTCAATTAATCCTACAAGTTCAAGGGGCCATTGACCATAATCAAGAGTCCCCAACTCAGTTTGAAGTAATTACCGCAGCGGCTTGGTTGTATTTTGCTCAACAGCAAGTCGATGTAGCGGTGGTAGAAGTTGGACTAGGAGGGCGCTTGGATGCCACTAATGTCTGCTCCCAGCCTCTTGTGACGATCATTACGAATATTAGCCGTGAACACTGGCAACAACTCGGCCCCACTGTCGCTGATATTGCCAGAGAAAAAGCTGGAATTTTGAAACCTGGATGTCCTGCTGTGGTTGGTCCGTTGTCACCGGACGCAGATAGAGTAGTAGAATCGCGGATTGTAGAATTACAATGCCCTATTTTTACCCCTCAACCTGCCCGTCAAATAGCTACAGGATGGGCAGAATATGAAACAATTCAAAATTCAAACACTCTTAAATATCCTTTACCATTGCAAGGACAAATCCAGCTAACTAATTCGGTTTTGGCTTTAGCTGCTTTGGAAATCCTGCAAGAAAAGGGTTGGCAAATTTCTGAAGCAGCCATAATCAATGGTATGGCGAAAACCAAGTGGCCAGGACGGATGCAATGGGTTACTTGGAAAAACCATAAATTATTAATTGATGGCGCCCATAACCCCGCCGCAGCCGAAGTTTTACGCGATTATGTTGATAGTTTGACCCCACCCCCTACCCCTGAGAGTCAGCAGGGAGAACAGACTACTCAGGATTCTGTAACTTGGGTGATGGGAATGCTCTCTACTAAAGAACATCAAGACATATTCCAAGCTTTACTTTGTCCAGGAGATAAATTGTATTTAGTGCCAGTACCAGATAGTAGTTCAGCTTACCCTGGTGAATTAGCCAAACTAGCCGCTGATGTCTGTCCAGAATTGAGCTTTTGCAGCACATATCCAGATTTAACATCAGCGTTAGATGCTGCTTTTACTCCGACAGATAATTTAGTAGTTTTATGTGGTTCCCTGTATTTAATAGGGCATTTTTTCGGCATGGGCAATAGATAA
- a CDS encoding photosystem II protein Y — MDIDYRVVIVLAPVAIAAGWAVFNIGAAALRQVQNFLNKEA; from the coding sequence ATGGACATTGATTATCGCGTAGTCATCGTTTTAGCACCAGTAGCCATCGCTGCTGGTTGGGCTGTCTTTAACATTGGTGCTGCGGCATTAAGACAAGTTCAAAACTTTTTGAACAAAGAAGCTTAA
- a CDS encoding gamma carbonic anhydrase family protein, whose translation MSTTSYWTSPDFSQAAFIAANSVVMGSVNIASGVSIWYGAVVRGDVERIDIGEFTNIQDGAILHGDPGLPTILEDYVTVGHRAVVHSAHIERGSLIGIGAVILDGVRVGAGSIIGAGAVVTKNVPPLSLVVGIPGKVQRQVTDTEAAELIEHAKRYQKLALVHAGNGTDIGFHQP comes from the coding sequence GTGTCTACCACTTCTTACTGGACATCTCCCGATTTTTCTCAAGCTGCCTTCATAGCAGCGAATTCTGTCGTTATGGGTTCGGTAAACATAGCCTCCGGAGTGAGCATTTGGTATGGAGCAGTCGTTAGGGGGGATGTAGAACGCATTGATATTGGCGAGTTTACCAACATTCAAGATGGGGCAATTCTACATGGTGACCCTGGTTTGCCCACGATCTTAGAAGATTATGTTACCGTAGGCCATCGCGCTGTGGTGCATTCTGCTCACATTGAACGTGGAAGTTTGATTGGCATTGGTGCAGTGATTTTAGATGGGGTAAGGGTGGGTGCTGGTAGTATCATTGGTGCTGGTGCAGTAGTGACTAAAAATGTACCGCCCTTGTCCCTAGTCGTTGGCATTCCTGGCAAAGTGCAGCGTCAAGTTACAGACACCGAAGCGGCAGAACTCATCGAACACGCTAAACGCTACCAAAAATTAGCCTTGGTTCATGCTGGTAACGGTACAGATATTGGTTTTCACCAGCCCTAG
- a CDS encoding TIGR02652 family protein → MNPGLQYPMFGPEIQCPHCRQTIPALTLTDTYLCPRHGAFEADPKTGELIHLQSGRHWRRWNNEWYRQHTHPDGIRFEIHEALDKLYTQGYRATRVIIARRYQELMSGYLERSAPWRTGVPETTGARLYGLPVEFSPDSGEEPCWEVINFDLEKEPGVPVRYPYFRLFE, encoded by the coding sequence ATGAATCCAGGCTTGCAGTACCCAATGTTTGGCCCCGAAATACAGTGTCCTCACTGTCGCCAGACTATTCCAGCGCTGACACTAACAGATACATATTTATGTCCGCGTCATGGCGCTTTTGAAGCTGATCCGAAAACTGGGGAATTGATCCATCTACAGTCGGGGCGTCACTGGCGGAGGTGGAATAATGAATGGTATCGTCAACATACCCATCCTGATGGTATTCGGTTTGAAATTCACGAAGCCCTAGATAAGCTGTATACCCAAGGCTATCGAGCAACAAGGGTGATTATTGCGCGACGCTATCAGGAATTGATGAGTGGTTATTTAGAACGCAGTGCACCTTGGCGTACAGGAGTGCCGGAAACTACAGGTGCGCGACTGTACGGATTACCGGTGGAGTTTAGCCCCGATTCTGGGGAGGAACCTTGCTGGGAAGTGATTAATTTTGATTTGGAAAAGGAGCCTGGTGTGCCAGTGCGCTATCCTTATTTCCGATTGTTTGAGTAA
- a CDS encoding VOC family protein — protein sequence MHHASIRTANIHRAIAFYQQLGFTISERFTTGYTLACWMEGLGGRIELIQIPEPKPAPDAFADEHYVGYYHLSFDLTEMTPDLPSWLDSLKKRLAVVDQLQPLKILLEPTQQQIGSRIFEVAFIADTDNLPLEFIRVLAKLG from the coding sequence ATGCATCATGCTTCTATTCGGACTGCAAATATTCATCGTGCGATCGCCTTTTATCAGCAGTTGGGGTTTACAATTTCGGAACGCTTCACTACAGGCTACACCCTAGCTTGCTGGATGGAAGGACTGGGGGGGAGAATTGAACTGATCCAAATTCCCGAACCAAAACCAGCCCCGGACGCTTTTGCAGACGAGCATTATGTGGGCTACTATCATCTTTCATTCGATCTGACGGAGATGACACCAGATTTACCCAGTTGGCTGGATAGCTTAAAAAAACGTTTGGCGGTGGTAGATCAATTACAGCCACTGAAGATCCTTTTGGAACCAACACAGCAACAAATAGGCTCGCGCATTTTTGAAGTCGCCTTCATCGCTGATACTGATAACTTACCCCTAGAATTTATCCGGGTTTTAGCTAAACTCGGTTAG
- a CDS encoding M16 family metallopeptidase produces the protein MFSTVHRYRFPLLILSVWIIAVFLLSNKPVISHIENFPQTLLAKSIKTPAVTENVSKTVLENGLTVLTKEVHNATVVTVQVWYKVGSRNEEPGVNGIAHQLEHMMFKGTKNRPIQFGQLFSALGSDSNAFTSYDQTAYYGTAEREKLTALLVLEADRMQNSLIDVEQLASEKRVVISELLFYENSPEYRLNRAVMRAAFPDHGYGLPVGGTKADVEKFEVEQVRKYYRKFYSPENAVLVIVGDFSTAKTLETVKEIFGKIPQNNPEKRSLFSESPMQLNTPHGLNAPLTAISTPIVLRELGAGSMLQVVYPLPKGNQSDVPALAVMDYILTEGRNSRLYQVLVESGLVSEVTSAVASLREFGWYGMLLTAAHHQDLTTIDSMLKSAIANLAATGVTSEELARAKAQLIASVILSNRDITSLAMQLGNDQTTADDYNYTDRYLAAVHRVSAADIVAVVNKYLKPEIRVVGFFEPTEKLTKGIVAKPHLAQTTENFSPVAPVTPSEVIKYLPPVPRATDAVTRELPQAFTFANGLRVLLLSDKSTPTVTLSGHITAGTEFDPDEQAGLASLVADSLVNGTKTQDLLTIAKALEERGASLDFEADREGVRIQGNSLAADLPVLLETLADVVKNSTFPAKELEINRQQALTALDLQLDDPDEVAKKVFVQSIFPKKHPLHTFPTTASIQQIKREDVITFKEKHYRPDTMVLALVGDFEVATVRSLLQAQFSDWQVKGQPPTVKYPAVSMPAKLVRINPVLPGKAQAITYMGYAAINRQDPRFYAALVLNQILGGDTLSSRLGTEVRDRLGLTYGIYSSFQAGKNVGTFLIEMQTSPEDTSQAIASTRKLLQQIHQQGVSEKEVETAKRTLISNYNVSLVNPEELTKKILMNEVYGLDKIELRSFTQKIHQVTFPQVNQAARELLYPDKIVVVTAGPPVLADRSIIQNSK, from the coding sequence GTGTTTTCCACCGTGCATCGATATCGTTTTCCATTATTAATATTGAGTGTCTGGATAATTGCAGTGTTTTTGTTAAGCAACAAGCCTGTTATTAGCCATATTGAAAATTTTCCCCAAACACTGTTAGCAAAAAGCATCAAGACCCCGGCAGTGACAGAAAATGTCAGCAAGACAGTGCTAGAAAATGGTCTGACTGTCTTGACAAAAGAAGTACATAATGCAACCGTGGTGACTGTGCAGGTGTGGTATAAAGTCGGTTCGCGTAACGAAGAACCGGGAGTAAATGGCATTGCCCACCAGTTGGAACATATGATGTTTAAAGGCACAAAAAACCGTCCGATTCAATTTGGACAACTGTTTAGTGCTTTAGGCAGTGACTCCAACGCTTTCACTAGCTATGACCAAACGGCATATTACGGCACTGCGGAACGGGAAAAATTGACAGCGCTGCTGGTGCTGGAAGCAGACAGAATGCAAAATTCCCTGATTGATGTTGAGCAACTAGCAAGTGAAAAGCGGGTAGTAATTTCAGAGTTGCTCTTTTATGAAAATAGCCCGGAATACCGCCTAAATCGAGCCGTGATGCGGGCAGCATTTCCTGATCATGGTTACGGGTTACCTGTTGGTGGTACTAAAGCCGATGTTGAGAAATTTGAAGTTGAGCAGGTGCGGAAATATTACCGCAAATTCTATAGTCCCGAAAATGCTGTTTTAGTAATTGTGGGAGACTTCTCAACGGCAAAAACTCTGGAAACCGTTAAAGAGATATTTGGCAAAATACCCCAGAATAATCCTGAGAAACGATCGCTCTTTTCTGAATCGCCTATGCAACTGAATACTCCCCACGGGCTAAACGCCCCGCTAACAGCAATCAGCACGCCGATAGTGCTGCGAGAACTAGGGGCTGGTTCAATGCTGCAAGTAGTGTATCCACTCCCAAAGGGGAATCAATCGGATGTGCCAGCCTTGGCTGTGATGGATTACATTTTGACAGAGGGACGAAATTCTCGGCTGTATCAGGTATTGGTGGAATCAGGTTTAGTTAGTGAAGTTACATCTGCTGTTGCCAGCTTGCGAGAATTTGGCTGGTACGGAATGTTGTTGACTGCCGCTCATCATCAGGATTTGACAACTATTGACTCAATGCTCAAAAGTGCGATCGCTAATTTAGCCGCAACAGGGGTGACATCTGAGGAATTAGCACGAGCCAAGGCTCAATTAATCGCATCTGTCATCTTAAGTAACCGTGATATCACTAGCCTAGCAATGCAATTAGGCAATGATCAGACCACTGCTGATGATTATAACTATACAGACCGCTACTTAGCCGCTGTCCACCGGGTAAGCGCAGCAGATATAGTGGCTGTGGTCAACAAATATCTGAAACCGGAAATTCGTGTAGTGGGCTTTTTTGAACCAACCGAGAAACTAACAAAAGGGATTGTCGCTAAACCACATTTGGCACAAACTACAGAAAATTTCTCTCCTGTCGCACCTGTAACTCCATCTGAGGTGATCAAGTACCTACCGCCTGTACCTCGAGCTACAGACGCTGTGACACGAGAACTACCACAAGCATTCACTTTTGCCAACGGTCTGCGGGTATTGCTGTTGTCTGACAAGAGTACTCCGACTGTGACTTTGAGTGGTCACATTACAGCCGGGACAGAATTTGACCCAGATGAGCAAGCTGGACTGGCATCACTCGTGGCTGACAGCCTGGTGAATGGTACTAAAACTCAAGATTTATTGACTATTGCCAAAGCTTTAGAAGAACGCGGTGCGAGTTTAGATTTTGAAGCGGATCGTGAAGGTGTGCGTATCCAAGGGAATAGTTTAGCAGCGGATTTACCTGTGCTGCTGGAAACTTTAGCAGATGTAGTTAAAAATAGTACATTTCCCGCAAAAGAGTTGGAAATCAATCGCCAACAGGCTTTAACTGCTCTTGACTTACAATTAGACGACCCTGATGAAGTAGCAAAAAAAGTATTTGTGCAATCGATTTTTCCCAAAAAGCATCCCTTGCACACCTTTCCTACGACTGCGAGCATCCAGCAGATTAAACGTGAGGATGTGATTACTTTCAAGGAAAAACATTATCGTCCAGACACGATGGTGCTAGCGCTGGTGGGAGATTTTGAGGTAGCGACAGTGCGATCGCTCCTTCAGGCTCAGTTTAGTGACTGGCAAGTCAAAGGTCAACCACCAACAGTCAAATATCCCGCAGTCTCGATGCCAGCAAAACTGGTGCGGATAAATCCAGTTCTTCCAGGTAAAGCCCAAGCGATTACTTATATGGGCTATGCAGCTATTAACCGTCAAGACCCCCGATTTTATGCAGCCTTAGTGTTGAATCAGATTTTGGGAGGCGATACGCTATCGAGTAGATTGGGAACAGAAGTGCGCGATCGCCTTGGATTAACTTACGGAATTTATAGCAGCTTCCAAGCCGGAAAAAACGTCGGCACATTTTTGATTGAGATGCAAACCAGCCCAGAAGATACCAGTCAAGCGATCGCTAGCACCCGCAAACTACTACAACAAATCCATCAGCAAGGTGTCAGCGAAAAAGAAGTGGAGACGGCTAAACGCACCTTAATCAGTAACTACAACGTTTCTCTAGTAAATCCAGAAGAATTAACTAAAAAAATCTTGATGAATGAAGTGTACGGACTGGACAAAATAGAACTGCGCTCTTTTACTCAAAAAATCCACCAAGTCACCTTTCCCCAGGTTAATCAAGCAGCTCGTGAGTTGCTCTACCCAGATAAAATCGTGGTCGTAACAGCAGGCCCGCCTGTCTTAGCAGACAGAAGCATTATTCAAAATTCAAAATAG
- a CDS encoding PqqD family protein produces MTLQIALNQKVSLSANVLTQDLAGESVLLNLQSEEYFSQNEVGTKIFFVLTESDSIQTAYDTLLKEYEVEPEKLKQDLLKFIDKLVKAGLVEITGS; encoded by the coding sequence ATGACACTACAAATAGCCTTAAATCAAAAAGTGTCCTTATCTGCAAATGTTCTGACTCAAGACTTAGCAGGAGAGTCTGTTTTGTTGAATCTGCAAAGTGAAGAATATTTTAGTCAAAACGAAGTTGGTACAAAAATATTCTTTGTGCTAACTGAGTCAGATTCTATCCAGACAGCTTACGACACCTTGCTAAAAGAATATGAGGTAGAGCCAGAAAAGTTAAAACAAGACTTGCTCAAGTTTATTGATAAATTGGTTAAGGCTGGACTAGTGGAAATTACTGGTTCTTAA